In the genome of Montipora foliosa isolate CH-2021 chromosome 3, ASM3666993v2, whole genome shotgun sequence, one region contains:
- the LOC137997035 gene encoding protein FAM133B-like, which yields MAVFYAVEFPLEDAKSRGPHVVPESKVKEENGSTRVLWKVVDENGELTEEYFKATSLKKGTKKECGEFIDRLKKSREKAEISNQCERSRKKPHKLSDYYDCESLAEQPTAKKPRPTVSEFSLKNVCADLETMESDSESFDPEAEEKAVLADWQQKARSSKVGKKKKTANGSSRQNRESLPPQEDLSSKEKKRKPRAKKDKENEEKGFSNAGQKKARSEIAESQSIDIGKTVSLSMKLLLHGNETERPVEFNISVDPETTFKNLKSLIEQTTRIPSDNQLLVLKGQEWKMDENGRICDDWSIDDLVAIFEECKPSKEFSKTIVPETLDGEFPDEVDATSDFVPSNQSEQESDQSKQEKESELNLLLT from the exons ATGGCGGTTTTCTATGCGGTAGAATTTCCATTAGAGGATGCTAAGTCTCGGGGGCCTCATGTTGTGCCGGAAAGCAAGGTTAAAGAAGAAAACGGCTCTACCCGGGTTCTGTGGAAAGTTGTCGATGAAAATGGTGAGCTAACAGAGGAATATTTTAAGGCAACAAGCCTTAAGAAGGGCACAAAGAAGGAGTGTGGCGAATTTATTGACCGCCTTAAGAAATCGCGTGAAAAGGCCGAGATCAGCAATCAATGTGAACGGAGCCGAAAGAAGCCTCACAAACTTTCTGACTACTATGACTGTGAGAGTCTTGCGGAGCAGCCAACAGCAAAAAAACCACGGCCTACAGTAagcgaattttcattgaaaaatgtTTGCGCAGATCTTGAAACAATGGAGTCCGATTCAGAGTCATTTGACCCAGAGGCTGAAGAAAAAGCAGTTCTTGCCGATTGGCAACAAAAGGCACGTTCCTCGAAGGTggggaaaaagaagaaaaccgcCAACGGTTCTTCCCGCCAAAACCGAGAGTCACTACCACCACAAGAAGATTTGAGCTctaaggagaagaagagaaaacctaGGGCGAAAAAAGACAAGGAAAACGAAGAGAAAGGCTTCAGTAATGCAGGGCAGAAGAAAGCAAGATCTGAAATTGCGGAGAGCCAGTCTATTGACATTGGCAAGACGGTCTCCCTTAGCATGAAGTTACTCCTTCACGGGAATGAAACAGAAAGACCCGTTGAGTTCAATATTTCTGTGGATCCAGAAACCACATTCAAAAACTTGAAAAGCCTAATAGAGCAGACGACACGAATTCCATCTGACAATCAGCTCCTGGTTTTAAAAGGGCAAGAGTGGAAAATGGATGAAAATGGTCGAATATGTGACGACTGGTCAATCGATGACCTGGTGGCAATATTTGAAGAATGTAAACCCTCAAAGG AGTTCAGTAAAACCATTGTCCCTGAAACCCTGGATGGAGAATTCCCTGATGAAGTTGATGCAACCAGCGACTTTGTCCCAAGCAATCAGTCAGAGCAGGAAAGCGACCAGTCAAAGCAAGAAAAAGAGAGTGAGTTAAATTTACTCCTTACATAA